From a region of the Panicum virgatum strain AP13 chromosome 2K, P.virgatum_v5, whole genome shotgun sequence genome:
- the LOC120695923 gene encoding adenylate isopentenyltransferase 5, chloroplastic-like, whose protein sequence is MSLYLAPTAAIVAAATTTLSRQVVAPPIDVRRLERGMALPMPPAPPLASATRYLGAKHKAVVVMGATGTGKSRLAVDLALQFGGEVINADKIQVHAGLDVATNKVTEEERAGVPHHLLGVARPDDDFTAADFRREASRSAGAVAARGRLPIIAGGSNSYIEELVDGDRRAFRERYDCCFLWVDVQLPVLHAYVARRVDDMCARGLVGEVAAAFDPRRADYSRGVWRAIGAPELDAYLRWPGGDEDEERARLLAAAIDDIKSNTRRLACRQRAKIQCLAELWRVRRVDATEVFRRRGDAADEAWRRLVAAPCIDVVRSFLHDDGDVAADDHLPPEVPAFAPTPAAAVAV, encoded by the coding sequence ATGTCACTCTACTTGGCGCCCACggccgccatcgtcgccgccgccaccaccaccctcTCGAGGCAAGTAGTAGCGCCGCCGATCGACGTGAGGCGGCTGGAACGGGGCATGGCGCTCCCCatgccaccagcgccgccgcttgcaAGCGCTACTAGGTACTTGGGCGCCAAGCACAAGGCCGTGGTGGTGATGGGCGCGACGGGGACCGGCAAGTCGCGCCTCGCCGTGGACCTCGCCCTCCAGTTCGGCGGCGAGGTGATCAACGCCGACAAGATCCAGGTGCACGCCGGCCTGGACGTGGCCACCAACAaggtgaccgaggaggagcgcgcCGGCGTGCCGCACCACCTGCTCGGGGTGGCGCGCCCCGACGACGACTTCACGGCCGCCGACTTCCGGCGCGAGGCGTCCcgctccgccggcgccgtcgccgcgcgcggccgcctGCCGATCATCGCCGGCGGGTCCAACTCGTACATCGAGGAGCTCGTCGACGGCGACCGCCGCGCGTTCCGGGAGCGCTACGACTGCTGCTTCCTCTGGGTGGACGTGCAGCTCCCCGTGCTGCACGCCTACGTGGCGCGCCGCGTCGACGACATGTGCGCCCGCGGCCTCGtcggcgaggtcgccgccgccttcgacccgcgccgcgccgactACTCCCGCGGCGTCTGGCGCGCCATTGGCGCGCCGGAGCTCGACGCGTACCTGCGGTggcccggcggcgacgaggacgaggagcgCGCCCGgctgctggccgccgccatcgacgacATCAAGTCCAACACCCGCCGGCTCGCGTGCCGGCAGCGCGCCAAGATCCAGTGCCTGGCGGAGCTGTGGCGCGTCCGCCGCGTGGACGCCACGGAGGTCTTCCGGAGGCgcggcgacgccgccgacgaGGCGTGGCGGCGGCTCGTCGCCGCGCCATGCATCGACGTCGTGCGCTCCTTCCtgcacgacgacggcgacgtcgCGGCTGATGATCATCTTCCACCTGAAGTGCCCGCGTTCGCtcccacgccggcggccgccgtcgcaGTGTAA